In the genome of Dermacentor silvarum isolate Dsil-2018 chromosome 1, BIME_Dsil_1.4, whole genome shotgun sequence, one region contains:
- the LOC119465696 gene encoding prefoldin subunit 4 encodes MAASLRKQTETDVQVTAEDQEMINNFARQNARLEDATEEMKQLEKELRNLEDAADEIMMAEDDVHIPYQLGDVFVSLDSEETQQMIERAKEQNKARNKVLEDETRIIKGIMAELKSQLYNKFGNNINLEADDS; translated from the exons ATGGCGGCGTCGTTGAGGAAACAGACC GAGACTGATGTACAAGTAACGGCTGAGGACCAGGAGATGATCAACAATTTTGCCAGACAAAATGCCAGACTTGAAGATGCAACAGAAGAGATGAAACAACTAGAG aaGGAGTTGCGCAACTTGGAAGACGCTGCGGATGAAATTATGATGGCTGAAGATGATGTCCACATAC CGTACCAGCTGGGAGATGTATTTGTCAGCCTGGACTCCGAGGAGACTCAACAAATGATTGAGCGAGCAAAGGAGCAGAACAAAGCACGGAACAAAGTTCTTGAAGATGAGACTCGCATCATTAAGGGCATCATGGCCGAGCTGAAGTCACAGCTGTACAACAAGTTTGGAAACAACATCAACCTGGAAGCTGATGACAGCTAG
- the LOC119465724 gene encoding 28S ribosomal protein S17, mitochondrial-like has translation MAAAASPALFLGKCVSSAMKKTVRVVVTRFELDNFLMAHYKKRTEYEALDANEECEPGDWVLVKELPERLSLRIAHKVEKIVYKNGNIIDPITGQKCIFTDFVRDVDKESEVFGLNPPYKAFLAAPEVKEISDK, from the exons ATGGCAGCAGCTGCATCACCTGCGCTCTTTCTTGGAAAGTGCGTTTCATCGGCAATGAAAAAGACTGTTCGAGTTGTTGTTACTCGGTTCGAGCTAGACAATTTTCTGATGGCG CATTATAAAAAGAGGACAGAGTACGAGGCGCTGGATGCCAATGAGGAGTGTGAACCTGGTGACTgggtcctcgtcaaa GAACTACCAGAACGTCTCAGCCTGAGGATTGCCCACAAAGTGGAAAAAATTGTCTACAAGAATGGCAACATTATTGATCCTATAACAGGCCAGAAATGCATTTTTACGGATTTTGTGAGAGATGTTGACAAGGAAAGTGAAGTCTTCGGATTGAATCCACCGTACAAGGCTTTCCTTGCTGCTCCTGAAGTGAAAGAAATATCTGATAAATGA